CGCGCCCGCCGCGGCGCACGCGGCTTGATCTCTACTCGCCTGCCGCTGCCGTCTTTGCCCGTCTGTCTGCCGGCTTTCATTCCGGCGCTCGTGCCGGCGCTGCTGCCGGCTTTCGTTTCGACAACGGCCCATGCCGATACCGTGATCGCCGAAGCCACGCTGCCGGCCGTCAACGTCACCGCCAGCGCGAATACGGCGGCCGCGCCGCGCGCCGTCGATCCGAATCTGCCCGCCTCAGTCGAGACCGTCACGCGCGATCAGTTCGACAACTGGAATGTGGTCAACACCGAAGACGTCCTGAAGTACATGCCGAATCTCGCGGTGCGCAAGCGCTTTATCGGCGACCTGAATTCGATCATCGCAGTGCGCGGCACCAGCAATTCGCAGAGCGCGCGGGGTCTCGTCTACGCGGACGGCCTGCTGCTCAGTAATCTTCTCGGCAACAACTATTCGTTTCCGCCGCGCTGGTCGATGGTGTCGCCCGACGAGATCCAGCAGGTCGACGTGATCTATGGACCGTTTTCCGCGCTTTATCCGGGCAATTCGCTCGGCGCGACGGTGCTCATCAGCACGCGCATGCCGAAGCAGTTCGAAGCCAGCGCCGACGTCAAGGCATTCACGCAGCATTTCAACCTGTTCGGCGTGAATCAGAACTTCAACGGCAGCGAAGCCAGCGCGTCGATCGGCGACCGGGTCGGCAAGTTCTCGTACCGGCTGGATGTGAACCATCTGGACAACACCAGCCAGCCGCTGCAATTCGCCACGCTCGCCAAGTCCGGCACGCCCGCGAAAGCCGGCGACGTGCCGGTCACCGGCGCGTATCTGTACAACAACCAGACCAACACGCCGACGGCGGTGCTCGGCGTGAACGGCGAAGGGATCGAGCATACGATTCAGGACCAGTTCAAGCTGAAGATGCAGTACGACTTCACGCCGACATTGCAGGCCGGTTTCACGCTCGGTTACTGGCATCAGACCTATAACAGCCAGACCTCCACCTTCCTGCGCGACGCGAACGGCAACCCCGTTTATAGCGGCAAGGTAGCGATTGGCGGCTACGAGTACAACATTCCCGCCGCCGCGCTGGCGCCGAGCCTCGGCTATAGCGAGAACTGGCTCTACGGTGTGTCGTTGAGAACGCGCTACGCCACCGGCTGGAATGCCGAAGCAGTCGCGTCGTACTACGACGTCAGCAATAGCGTGGCGCGCACCGCCGCTTCCGGCGCGCCGGGTAATGGTCCCGGCACGGTGATTTTCGGCGATGGCACCGGCTGGAAAACGCTCGATCTGCGCAGCACCTACACGCCCGCCTCGAAGCAGGCAGGTCTCGCGAATCACGCGCTGAGCTTCGGCTATCACTACGACAACTACTTCCT
This genomic stretch from Paraburkholderia bryophila harbors:
- a CDS encoding TonB-dependent receptor, whose amino-acid sequence is MFNFAPRSLSARARRGARGLISTRLPLPSLPVCLPAFIPALVPALLPAFVSTTAHADTVIAEATLPAVNVTASANTAAAPRAVDPNLPASVETVTRDQFDNWNVVNTEDVLKYMPNLAVRKRFIGDLNSIIAVRGTSNSQSARGLVYADGLLLSNLLGNNYSFPPRWSMVSPDEIQQVDVIYGPFSALYPGNSLGATVLISTRMPKQFEASADVKAFTQHFNLFGVNQNFNGSEASASIGDRVGKFSYRLDVNHLDNTSQPLQFATLAKSGTPAKAGDVPVTGAYLYNNQTNTPTAVLGVNGEGIEHTIQDQFKLKMQYDFTPTLQAGFTLGYWHQTYNSQTSTFLRDANGNPVYSGKVAIGGYEYNIPAAALAPSLGYSENWLYGVSLRTRYATGWNAEAVASYYDVSNSVARTAASGAPGNGPGTVIFGDGTGWKTLDLRSTYTPASKQAGLANHALSFGYHYDNYFLDNESYNTLNWRDGGATTFANAFRGKTQTQALYAQDAWRFLPRWKLVYGVRYEDWQAYGGSQALPGQALPFSDASQQHFSPKASLSFDVTDDLILRASIGRAYRFPTVSELFQGQINGSAIVNNNPNLKPEDDLSKELTAEWAHWNGVFRFSLFQDDVKNTIFSQTDTTVIPNVTNFQNIGKVRSRGVETSYSGQDVFVHGLDLIASVAYTQSKIIANAQNPATVGKYFYRIPLWRANLAATYRFDERAALTLAARYSGRQYNTLTNTDTNPDVFGGTSSYTVVDTKFTFRPTKLSEIGIGVDNLFDARYFVYHPYPGRTFYVEAKLRM